Within the Chloroflexota bacterium genome, the region TGTGCGTCAGGCCATTACAGAGGTTCAGCCTTTCGCTGTCGACGCCTCCAGCGGAGTAGAGTCCCGGCCCGGGGTGAAAGATCATGCCAAGCTGCGGGCTTTTCTTCAAGCAGTCAAGAACACACCGTTGTGATATGCGCGGCACGCATGTTGAGAGAGGAAAGCGAATTTGAAGGTATCTGACGAAAGAGGGTATTTCGGCCCGTATGGGGGCAAATTCGTCCCCGAGACAGTGATGAGCGCCCTGAGCGAACTGGAGGAGGCTTACATTGGGGCGCGTGGCGCCCCTCAATTCTGGAAAGAGTTAGAGTCACTGAGTCACGATTATGCCGGCCGGCCCACGCCTCTGTATTATGCTAAGCAGCTATCTGCCAGGTCCGGTAACGCCACCCTTCTCCTCAAGAGAGAGGATCTGCTTCACACTGGGGCTCACAAAATCAACAACGCTCTGGGGCAAGGCCTGCTGGCTAAGCGAATGGGGAAGAAGCGGATAGTAGCGGAGACAGGGGCAGGCCAGCACGGCGTGGCGGTAGCTACGGTCTGCACTTTGCTCAATCTTGAATGTGTCATCTATATGGGGGAGGAAGATGTACACCGTCAAGCCTCAAATGTCTTCCGCATGAAGCTCCTAGGAGCTGAGGTGCGCTCAGTTCCTTCTGGCAGCCGCACCTTGAAAGATGCCATTAACGAAGCAATTCGAGATTGGGTAACCAACGTGCGCAGCACACACTATCTGCTCGGATCGGCAGTGGGGCCACATCCCTATCCCACCATCGTTCGGGATTTCCAGTCCGTAATCGGGCGCGAAACCAGAGAGCAGGTCTTGTCCAGATACCATCGCCTTCCTGACTATCTGGTTGCCTGTGTGGGCGGAGGCAGCAATGCCATAGGCCTTTTTCACCCCTTTGTTGAGGATACTGAGGTTCGCTTCATTGGCGTAGAGGCAGCCGGGAAAGGGCTGAGCAGTGGGCAACATGCCGCCTCCCTGGCAGCAGGCAGAGTAGGGGTACTCCATGGAGCAAAATCTTACCTGCTGCAAGACAAATACGGCCAGGTAGCGTCTACCGCCAGCATCGCCCCAGGCCTGGACTATCCAGGAGTTGGCCCCGAACACAGTTACTATAAGGATACCGGCCGGGCTACATATGTAGCCGTCAACGATAGCCAGGCGCTGGAGGGATTCAAACTGCTTTGTGAAGCGGAAGGCATAATCCCTGCCCTGGAACCCTCCCATGCCATCTATTATGCCGCCCAAATGGCTCCAGAGTTGCCACCTGACACGCTGGTGGTGATCAATCTTTCTGGCCGAGGGGACAAAGACCTGGATATCGTGTCTAAGGCTTTGGAGGGAACAAAGTGAGCCGTATCGCTCATGCTCTGGCGAAGCGCAAGGCATTAATTAGCTACCTCACTGTAGGCTATCCTTCGATGGGCATGACTCTGGAGATTATCCCTGCCCTAGCTGGTTGGGGCTGCGACCTTGTTGAGCTAGGCATTCCCTTCTCTGATCCTCTGGCAGATGGTACTACCATACAACATGCGGGCCAGCAAGCCTTACAAAACAACGTGACTCCTGAGCTGTGCCTGGACATAGCCTCTCAACTACGGGAGAAAACAGACGTCCCACTGATATTCATGACCTACTATAACCCGGTATTCAGCTTTGGACTGCGAGCCTTTTGCCAGGCTTCAGCACAGGCCGGCGTTGACGGGTTGATTGTATCTGACCTGCCTCCTGAGGAAAGCCCTGAACTGGAGACATGTGCTTCTGAAGCAGGGTTAGACCTGATTTATCTTCTCGCTCCTACCAGCACTGAGGAACGCATTGACTTGGTGGCGCAAAGATCGCGGGGATTCATTTACATCGTTTCTGTTGCCGGGGTAACCGGTGCCAGGGCGAGTCTGCCGGCGGATTTGGAGGAATTCGTTACCAGAGTTAGAAGAAAGACTTCCCTACCACTATGTGTCGGCTTTGGTATCTCCACCCCAGAACAGGCAAAAAGGGTAGCCAGGATAGCTGATGGCATAATAGTAGGGAGCCGCCTCATCCAGTTACTGGATGGCCGCCCGACTTCCGAATTAAGGGAATTTGTGGTACAACTAAGGAATGCCTTAGACTCTTGCTAAGGCCAGATGCTGCACAGTTCTTGCATCGCCTAAAACTGAAAATGAGGAACTAAGCCAGTTCAGGGCCAACAATAGTCAAATTCAAAAGGAGGAGAAGATGGAGCAAACAAAGTTTATCTTGACTGAGCGGGAGATGCCCACTTCCTGGTATAACGTTCAAGCTGATCTGCCGGAGCCATTACCGCCGATACTGCATCCAGGTACCAAGGAACCTACCATCCTGCCACCCCCGTTGTTCCCCAGAGCACTGAACGATCAGGAATTCAGCAAGGAGCGCTACATAGAAATCCCGGAGGAGATACAGCAAATCTACAGGCTGTGGAGACCTACCATGCTGCATCGAGCCCACCGGCTGGAGAAGGCTTTGGGCACGCCAGCGAAGATATTCTACAAATATGAAGGGACGAGCCCAGCGGGCAGCCACAAGCTTAACACCGCGGTCGCCCAGGCCTATTATGGCAAAAAAGAAGGTGCCAAGCGCCTGGCCACCGAGACCGGCGCAGGACAGTGGGGCAGCGCTTTGGCCATGGGATGTAAGTTCATTGGGCTGGAGTGCAAGGTATACATGGTCAAGGTTAGCTACAACCAGAAGCCCTATCGCCGTATCCTGATGGAGACCTTCGGAGCAAAAGTGGTGCCCAGTCCCAGTCAGGAGACCCAGATCGGGCGTCGCATCCTGACGGAAAACCCGGATTCTACCGGAAGCCTGGGGATTGCCATCAGCGAGGCGGTGGAGGATGCTTTTGGGCGCGATGATACCTTCTACTCTCTGGGCAGCGTTCTCAACCATGTCTTGATGCATCAAACAGTTATCGGGCAAGAAGCAAAGAAACAGATGGAAATGGCAGGGGCTTATCCCGATATGATCGTTGGCTGCATCGGTGGCGGAAGCAACTTTGCTGGTACATTTCTGCCCTTTATCCCGGACAAGTTAAAGAAGAAAAGGAAGATACAAATCATTGCTGTTGAGCCCGAAGCCTGCCCCAGCGTGACTAAGGGCCCCTACACCTGGGACTACGGTGACGTGGCTGGGATGGCACCGATAGCCAAGATGTTTACTCTAGGACATGCCTTCGTTCCTCCCCCCGTCCATGCCGGAGGCCTGCGCTACCATGGAATGGCCCCTGTTGTCAGCCATCTCGTGAAGCTGGGACTGGTCGAAGCCAGGGCAGAACATCAGGTAGCCGTTTTTCGCAGCGCCGTTACCTTTGCCCAAGCTGAGGGCATTATCCCTGCCCCCGAACCGGCTCATGCCATCAAAGTAGTGATTGATGAAGCTCTTAAGTGCAAAGAGTCTGGGGAGAAGAAGACCATCCTTCTGGCCCTGTCAGGACACGGACACTTCGACCTGGGGGCTTATGACGAATATCTCAAGGGCAAGCTGGTGGATTACCAATTCCCGAAAGAAAAGATGGAGGAAGCGCTAGCCCAGTTGCCCAAGGTGCCAGCCTAAGTCATCTCGATGCTAGCAGCCTAACGTGGGTGTCAGGTCAAGAACCTGACACCCACTTACACCAATTATGAGCCAGCATCTGCTGAACCGATGCTCAGACTGGCTCAATAGTTCCCTCTTTCACCCTAAGCTGAGTTGCCTCGGAGAGGAAAGAGGAACCAAAGTAATCCACATCCACAGCAGCAATCAACACCTGCTGGAAGGGTAGTATGGCATCCAGCAGGTGCTGACGCCGAGACCGATCCAGTTCGGAAAATATGTCGTCCAGCAACAGGACAGGGGCATCGCCCGCCTGACCGTATATATATTTGGCTTCAGCAAGCTTCAGCGAGAGGGCCAAAGTTTGTTGTTGCCCTCGACTTCCGTACTTACTCATGTCAGTCCCATTGACGCGAAACCGCAGAGTGTCTCGATGAGGCCCAACTAGGGTGACTCCCTGGGCGATTTCCCTGGCCCGGTTCTGATGCAGCACCTTTCCAAAATGTGCTTCGATGTCAGCAGAGCTTCTCGCATCACCCGTGTTGGGCGCATAGACCAACTCCTGACTCTCAGCCCCGCCACTTAGCTCCTGATGAACTTCCCGAGCCAGCTTATCTAGTTCTGTCACCAGTTGCCGCCGCCGCATCACGATATATGAGCCATTTTCTACCAACTCCCTGTCCCAAAATTCTAGCTGCTCGGATTGAGCCCTACGCTCCTGTACCAGCCGAAGGAGATGATTGCGCTGCAACAGAACCCTGTGGTAACGCTGTAAGCACCTCAGGTAGCGAGGATCGGTCTGGCAGTTGATCAGGTCAATGTAACGTCGGCAGAGGACAGGGCTGCCACTAATGAGATCAATATCCTGAGCACTAAACATAACCACCTTAAGCTGGCCCACAGCATCTATGGCCCGTCGGGCAACATCATTAACTCTGATCCGCTTGCGTACCACGAGGGAAGTGGGGGCAGTGGATTCCTCTGGAGGTTGCCCCATTATTTCCAGTCGCAGGACGATCTCTATCTTGATATCACCAGCGACTCTTTGAACCTCGGCGAAAAGCCGGCTGAAGGGCGGGCTTTCGTGAAGCGCAAGATGGTGAACCACGTCTCTGTCGCTGGAGGCACGATGCGACCTGGTAGTCGCCAGCATATGAACAGCTTCCAGGAGGTTTGTCTTGCCTTGGGCATTTTCTCCCTGGATGACCACCAGGTGAGGTGGCAGTGTCAACTCCAGCGAGCGGTAATTACGAAAGTTGGTCAGGCTTAGACGAGTAATACGCACAATAAGCTCCCAGGCATTCCAAGCGCAGACGTCGCTGTACGGACAACAAGCTCACCTATTAACT harbors:
- the trpB gene encoding tryptophan synthase subunit beta is translated as MKVSDERGYFGPYGGKFVPETVMSALSELEEAYIGARGAPQFWKELESLSHDYAGRPTPLYYAKQLSARSGNATLLLKREDLLHTGAHKINNALGQGLLAKRMGKKRIVAETGAGQHGVAVATVCTLLNLECVIYMGEEDVHRQASNVFRMKLLGAEVRSVPSGSRTLKDAINEAIRDWVTNVRSTHYLLGSAVGPHPYPTIVRDFQSVIGRETREQVLSRYHRLPDYLVACVGGGSNAIGLFHPFVEDTEVRFIGVEAAGKGLSSGQHAASLAAGRVGVLHGAKSYLLQDKYGQVASTASIAPGLDYPGVGPEHSYYKDTGRATYVAVNDSQALEGFKLLCEAEGIIPALEPSHAIYYAAQMAPELPPDTLVVINLSGRGDKDLDIVSKALEGTK
- a CDS encoding tryptophan synthase subunit alpha; the encoded protein is MSRIAHALAKRKALISYLTVGYPSMGMTLEIIPALAGWGCDLVELGIPFSDPLADGTTIQHAGQQALQNNVTPELCLDIASQLREKTDVPLIFMTYYNPVFSFGLRAFCQASAQAGVDGLIVSDLPPEESPELETCASEAGLDLIYLLAPTSTEERIDLVAQRSRGFIYIVSVAGVTGARASLPADLEEFVTRVRRKTSLPLCVGFGISTPEQAKRVARIADGIIVGSRLIQLLDGRPTSELREFVVQLRNALDSC
- a CDS encoding TrpB-like pyridoxal phosphate-dependent enzyme, which codes for MEQTKFILTEREMPTSWYNVQADLPEPLPPILHPGTKEPTILPPPLFPRALNDQEFSKERYIEIPEEIQQIYRLWRPTMLHRAHRLEKALGTPAKIFYKYEGTSPAGSHKLNTAVAQAYYGKKEGAKRLATETGAGQWGSALAMGCKFIGLECKVYMVKVSYNQKPYRRILMETFGAKVVPSPSQETQIGRRILTENPDSTGSLGIAISEAVEDAFGRDDTFYSLGSVLNHVLMHQTVIGQEAKKQMEMAGAYPDMIVGCIGGGSNFAGTFLPFIPDKLKKKRKIQIIAVEPEACPSVTKGPYTWDYGDVAGMAPIAKMFTLGHAFVPPPVHAGGLRYHGMAPVVSHLVKLGLVEARAEHQVAVFRSAVTFAQAEGIIPAPEPAHAIKVVIDEALKCKESGEKKTILLALSGHGHFDLGAYDEYLKGKLVDYQFPKEKMEEALAQLPKVPA
- the recF gene encoding DNA replication/repair protein RecF; amino-acid sequence: MVRITRLSLTNFRNYRSLELTLPPHLVVIQGENAQGKTNLLEAVHMLATTRSHRASSDRDVVHHLALHESPPFSRLFAEVQRVAGDIKIEIVLRLEIMGQPPEESTAPTSLVVRKRIRVNDVARRAIDAVGQLKVVMFSAQDIDLISGSPVLCRRYIDLINCQTDPRYLRCLQRYHRVLLQRNHLLRLVQERRAQSEQLEFWDRELVENGSYIVMRRRQLVTELDKLAREVHQELSGGAESQELVYAPNTGDARSSADIEAHFGKVLHQNRAREIAQGVTLVGPHRDTLRFRVNGTDMSKYGSRGQQQTLALSLKLAEAKYIYGQAGDAPVLLLDDIFSELDRSRRQHLLDAILPFQQVLIAAVDVDYFGSSFLSEATQLRVKEGTIEPV